The Streptomyces sp. SS1-1 genome has a segment encoding these proteins:
- a CDS encoding ABC transporter ATP-binding protein: protein MGEVIGTSEVISAEGVDLAYGAEPVVRGARLSVARGEVAAVTGASGSGKSSLLYCLAGVLAPTRGRVRFEGRTLGDLGDDEISALRRERFGFVFQYGELLPELTVEENTALPLRLAGQRKRPALAAAGEVLERLGLGDLRERRPSQVSGGQSQRVAVARALVHRPAVVFADEPTGSLDSANASAVLKEFLGLARSQGTAVVLVTHDPAVAAQADSHYAMSDGVLTPREPA, encoded by the coding sequence TTGGGGGAAGTCATCGGTACGTCAGAAGTCATCTCCGCCGAGGGTGTCGACCTCGCCTACGGTGCGGAGCCGGTTGTCCGGGGTGCCCGGCTGTCGGTGGCGCGGGGGGAGGTCGCGGCCGTCACCGGGGCGAGCGGCAGCGGGAAATCGTCGTTGCTCTACTGCCTGGCCGGGGTGCTGGCGCCCACGCGGGGGCGGGTCCGGTTCGAGGGGCGGACGCTCGGTGATCTCGGCGACGACGAGATCAGCGCGCTGCGCCGGGAGCGCTTCGGCTTCGTGTTCCAGTACGGCGAGCTGCTCCCCGAGCTGACCGTCGAGGAGAACACCGCGCTGCCGCTGCGCCTGGCCGGGCAGCGCAAGCGGCCCGCGCTCGCCGCCGCCGGCGAGGTCCTGGAACGGCTCGGGCTCGGCGATCTGCGCGAGCGCCGGCCCTCCCAGGTGTCGGGCGGGCAGAGCCAGCGCGTCGCTGTCGCCAGGGCCCTGGTGCACCGCCCGGCGGTCGTCTTCGCCGACGAGCCGACCGGTTCCCTCGACAGCGCCAACGCGTCCGCTGTGCTCAAGGAGTTCCTCGGACTCGCCCGGTCACAGGGCACCGCCGTCGTGCTGGTCACGCACGACCCCGCCGTCGCCGCCCAGGCCGACAGCCACTACGCGATGTCCGACGGCGTCCTCACCCCCCGGGAGCCCGCGTGA
- a CDS encoding CehA/McbA family metallohydrolase has translation MCEDDDHTGPARRALFVTGAAAALTLGSVTFASGAENPRGTRTRTVRGTLPPGAPDYVYVPVEVPPGVREIKVSYTYDKPSVPAGTAGNALDIGIFDERGTELGGRGFRGWSGGARSEFFIRTDEATPGYLPGPVRAGTWHIALGPYTVAPQGLAYELTITLTYGEPGEAVRPVYPPERARGRGRAWYRGDCHLHSVHSDGRRTPAEIAALARAAGLDFINSSDHNTHASHPHWAEAAGDDLLIMLGEEVTTRNGHVVALGTDPGTFVDWRYRARDNRFGRFARRIREAGGLVVPAHPHATCVGCNWKFGFGEADAIEVWNGPYTPDDEVALADWDSTLVASARTGSRAWIPAMGSSDAHRDPDRVGGPQTVVLADDLTRTAVQEGIRAGRSYVAESANVSLTFGATGGRARHAGIGERLEVDPDTPVTVRLEASGAPRCTIRFVTDQGVLFTTDPLPVSGTGTAEWHTTPANAAYVRAELRHETAAGPLPGALAAFTNPIFLGR, from the coding sequence ATGTGCGAGGACGACGACCACACGGGCCCGGCCCGGCGCGCTCTGTTCGTGACGGGAGCCGCCGCCGCGCTTACGTTGGGAAGCGTGACCTTCGCGTCAGGCGCCGAGAACCCCCGGGGCACGCGGACCCGCACCGTGCGGGGCACCCTGCCGCCCGGGGCACCCGACTATGTCTACGTACCGGTCGAAGTCCCGCCCGGCGTACGGGAGATCAAGGTCTCCTACACCTACGACAAGCCGTCCGTCCCGGCCGGCACCGCGGGCAACGCGCTCGACATCGGCATCTTCGACGAGCGCGGCACCGAGCTCGGCGGGCGCGGCTTCCGCGGCTGGTCGGGCGGGGCGCGCAGCGAGTTCTTCATCCGGACGGACGAGGCGACGCCGGGCTACCTGCCGGGGCCCGTCCGCGCGGGCACCTGGCACATCGCGCTCGGCCCGTACACGGTGGCCCCGCAGGGGCTGGCGTACGAGCTGACGATCACGCTCACGTACGGCGAGCCCGGCGAGGCCGTCCGGCCCGTGTACCCGCCGGAGCGGGCCAGGGGGCGGGGGCGCGCCTGGTACCGGGGCGACTGCCATCTGCACTCCGTGCACTCCGACGGGCGCCGCACCCCGGCCGAGATCGCCGCGCTGGCGCGGGCGGCGGGGCTGGACTTCATCAACTCCTCCGACCACAACACGCACGCCTCGCATCCGCACTGGGCGGAGGCGGCCGGGGACGACCTGCTGATCATGCTGGGCGAGGAGGTGACCACGCGCAACGGGCACGTGGTGGCCCTCGGCACCGACCCCGGCACGTTCGTCGACTGGCGCTACCGGGCGCGGGACAACCGCTTCGGGCGGTTCGCCCGGCGCATCCGCGAGGCGGGCGGCCTCGTCGTGCCCGCGCACCCGCACGCCACCTGCGTCGGCTGCAACTGGAAGTTCGGCTTCGGCGAGGCCGACGCCATCGAGGTCTGGAACGGCCCGTACACCCCGGACGACGAGGTCGCCCTCGCGGACTGGGACAGCACGCTGGTGGCGTCGGCGCGCACCGGCTCGCGCGCCTGGATCCCGGCGATGGGCAGCAGCGACGCCCACCGCGACCCCGACCGGGTCGGCGGCCCGCAGACGGTCGTCCTCGCCGACGACCTGACCCGCACGGCCGTCCAGGAGGGCATCCGCGCGGGCCGCTCGTACGTCGCCGAGTCCGCGAACGTCTCCCTGACCTTCGGCGCGACCGGCGGCAGGGCCCGGCACGCGGGCATCGGCGAACGCCTGGAGGTGGACCCGGACACCCCGGTGACGGTCCGCCTGGAGGCGTCGGGCGCCCCCCGCTGCACGATCCGCTTCGTCACCGACCAGGGCGTCCTCTTCACGACGGACCCCCTCCCGGTCTCGGGCACCGGCACCGCGGAATGGCACACGACCCCGGCGAACGCGGCCTACGTCCGGGCGGAACTCCGCCACGAGACGGCGGCGGGGCCGTTGCCGGGGGCTTTGGCGGCGTTCACGAATCCGATTTTTCTGGGGCGTTGA